A window from Candidatus Hydrogenedentota bacterium encodes these proteins:
- a CDS encoding efflux RND transporter periplasmic adaptor subunit, translated as MKRAAGLLALWMVLAGAAPLFAQGPPGGKKMPPQVALAPAAVKTVPVAFEYVGLTEASKAVEVRARIQGFLETREFQDGAFLEEGARLFTIDPRPFEADRDVAAAQVAEAAARLRLAEQELARLKAVRTPGAVAAADVDQREAEAAGAAASLRLAEAQLKKTELNLDYTKVSAPLTGFIGKAQKEAGSYVDSAQNSLLAVMHQVDPLYVTFKVSESDFLAWRRGEKEGTLALAGGRTVPDVAITLLDGTPFGEPGALDYENTGVDTQTGTVELRATFKNADRTLKPGQFVKVNLSGWERPNVLTVPRRAVGQTPKGPVVYLVGPDSKAQERVVKTGEWSGDDWIILEGLEAGDQVIVEGLTKVREGTEVSTGPPPGAPDAPKPAAPAN; from the coding sequence ATGAAACGCGCGGCTGGACTCCTGGCCCTTTGGATGGTTCTCGCGGGCGCGGCCCCGCTGTTCGCCCAGGGCCCGCCGGGCGGGAAGAAGATGCCGCCGCAGGTGGCCCTGGCCCCGGCGGCAGTGAAGACCGTCCCGGTCGCCTTCGAGTACGTGGGCCTCACGGAGGCGTCGAAGGCCGTCGAGGTCCGCGCGCGGATCCAGGGGTTCCTCGAAACCCGCGAGTTCCAGGACGGCGCGTTTCTGGAGGAGGGCGCGCGCCTGTTCACCATAGACCCGCGCCCCTTCGAGGCGGACCGCGACGTGGCGGCGGCGCAGGTGGCCGAGGCCGCGGCGCGGCTGCGGCTGGCGGAGCAGGAGCTGGCGCGGCTGAAGGCGGTGCGGACGCCGGGGGCGGTGGCCGCGGCCGACGTGGACCAGCGCGAGGCGGAGGCGGCGGGGGCGGCGGCGTCGCTGCGGCTGGCGGAGGCCCAGCTCAAGAAGACGGAGCTGAACCTGGACTACACGAAGGTCTCCGCGCCCCTGACCGGGTTCATCGGCAAGGCGCAGAAGGAGGCCGGGAGCTATGTGGACAGCGCGCAGAACAGCCTGCTGGCCGTGATGCACCAGGTGGACCCGCTCTATGTGACCTTCAAGGTCAGCGAGTCGGACTTCCTCGCGTGGCGGCGCGGCGAGAAGGAGGGCACGCTGGCGCTGGCGGGCGGCAGGACCGTGCCGGACGTGGCGATCACGCTGCTGGACGGCACCCCCTTCGGCGAGCCGGGCGCGCTCGACTACGAGAACACCGGCGTGGACACGCAGACGGGCACCGTGGAGCTGCGCGCCACGTTCAAAAACGCCGACCGGACGCTCAAGCCGGGCCAGTTTGTGAAGGTAAACCTGTCGGGCTGGGAGCGGCCGAACGTGCTGACAGTGCCCCGCCGGGCCGTGGGCCAGACCCCCAAGGGCCCCGTGGTCTACCTGGTGGGTCCGGACAGCAAGGCGCAGGAGCGCGTCGTGAAGACCGGCGAGTGGTCCGGCGACGACTGGATCATCCTGGAGGGTCTTGAGGCGGGGGACCAGGTCATCGTGGAGGGGCTGACGAAGGTCCGCGAGGGGACCGAGGTGTCCACCGGCCCGCCGCCGGGCGCGCCGGACGCCCCCAAACCCGCAGCCCCGGCCAACTAG
- a CDS encoding MarR family transcriptional regulator, translating to MNSRERMETARVVYAAERMLHRHCVARFTSESPRAKRSPALTFPQVNMIMTIRAGGGMTVTRLAEELRVKAPAVSAMVDRLVEMGVLTRTANPEDRREVIIRVSDRHEAWVAELERRKLQTFAELVDRVGDDCARTWAEVALRIREALREEDAGAGKRRETGARGARPAKGGTL from the coding sequence ATGAACAGCAGGGAACGGATGGAGACCGCGCGGGTGGTGTACGCCGCGGAGCGGATGCTGCACCGCCACTGCGTGGCGCGGTTCACCTCGGAGTCGCCGAGGGCGAAACGGTCGCCGGCCCTCACCTTTCCGCAGGTGAACATGATCATGACGATCCGCGCGGGCGGCGGCATGACGGTCACGCGGCTGGCGGAGGAGCTGCGTGTGAAGGCGCCGGCCGTGTCCGCGATGGTGGACCGGCTGGTCGAGATGGGGGTGCTGACGCGCACGGCCAACCCGGAGGACCGCCGGGAGGTGATCATCCGGGTGTCCGACCGGCATGAGGCCTGGGTGGCCGAGCTGGAGCGGCGCAAGCTCCAGACCTTTGCGGAGCTGGTGGACCGCGTGGGCGACGACTGCGCCCGCACCTGGGCGGAGGTGGCCCTTCGCATCCGGGAGGCGCTGCGGGAGGAGGACGCGGGGGCGGGGAAACGGCGGGAAACAGGGGCGCGCGGCGCGCGTCCGGCGAAAGGCGGCACTCTATGA
- a CDS encoding heparinase has product MRVFLRRFFGWAVPAVCAAALLVSAGCATSSKPAREDAVARRIAAAEMHPRLLMTAAGGEAVRERIARDKTAAALFAAVRADADALLDAPPVVYKKDGKRLLSVSREALVRVLCLAFVHRMTDDPKYAARALAEMEAAAGFNDWNPSHFLDTAEMAAALAIGYDWLYPLLSPEQESMIRRAILDKGIQPSFEDKRGWVTGNNNWNQVCHGGMVFGALALLEREPELAEKVVTRALDGLPHAMDVLAPDGVYPEGPSYWEYGTTYNVLLIAALESALGTDFGLKRRPGFRETGAYPLLMTGPTGGVFGFSDSGQTFGLSPAVFWFARENRDPGLAWANHARLGEMLATEGTGRRSRFLPLLLVWWDGKPAAEPRQPLAWKGEGINPVAVFRTSWTDPGAAFLAVKAGTPAANHGHMDTGSFIYEADGVRWALDLGSENYGRLEARGMDIWNRKQGSDRWQIFRYHTLSHNTLTVDGAEQVVEARADFTRFSARKARAVMDLSAVYGGRLARAERGFTLLPDGRVLIQDEITAGDAPARVRWAMTTPGEVAETAPGRALLTKDGKQLRVEVLSRPDAVMETFPTDPPPSEWDTPNPGTRQIGFHTDLAPGASATLAVLLTPESAGTPPPPELRPLSR; this is encoded by the coding sequence ATGCGCGTGTTTCTCCGGCGGTTCTTTGGGTGGGCGGTTCCTGCGGTGTGCGCGGCGGCGCTGCTGGTTTCCGCCGGCTGCGCCACCTCCTCCAAGCCCGCGCGGGAGGACGCCGTGGCGCGGCGGATCGCGGCGGCGGAGATGCACCCCCGGCTGCTGATGACGGCGGCGGGGGGGGAGGCCGTCCGGGAGCGCATCGCGCGCGACAAGACGGCGGCGGCGCTCTTCGCGGCGGTGCGGGCGGACGCGGACGCGCTGCTGGACGCGCCGCCGGTGGTCTACAAGAAGGACGGCAAGCGCCTGCTGTCGGTGTCGCGCGAGGCGCTGGTGCGGGTGCTGTGCCTGGCGTTCGTCCACCGCATGACGGACGACCCGAAGTACGCGGCGCGCGCGCTGGCGGAGATGGAGGCCGCCGCCGGGTTCAACGACTGGAACCCGTCGCACTTTCTGGACACGGCGGAGATGGCCGCGGCCCTGGCCATCGGCTACGACTGGCTCTACCCGCTGCTGTCACCCGAGCAGGAAAGCATGATCCGCCGGGCGATCCTCGACAAGGGTATCCAGCCCTCCTTCGAGGATAAGCGCGGATGGGTCACCGGGAACAACAACTGGAACCAGGTCTGCCACGGCGGCATGGTCTTCGGCGCGCTGGCCCTGCTGGAGCGCGAGCCGGAGCTGGCGGAAAAGGTCGTGACCCGCGCGCTGGACGGCCTGCCCCACGCGATGGACGTGCTCGCCCCGGACGGCGTCTACCCGGAGGGGCCGTCCTACTGGGAGTACGGCACCACCTACAACGTCCTGCTCATCGCCGCGCTGGAGTCCGCCCTGGGCACCGATTTCGGCCTGAAGCGCCGCCCCGGTTTCCGCGAGACGGGCGCGTATCCCCTCCTCATGACCGGCCCCACCGGCGGCGTCTTCGGCTTCTCCGACAGCGGCCAGACGTTTGGCCTCTCCCCCGCCGTGTTCTGGTTCGCCCGCGAGAACCGGGACCCCGGCCTCGCCTGGGCCAACCACGCCCGCCTCGGCGAGATGCTGGCAACGGAGGGAACCGGACGGAGAAGCCGCTTCCTGCCGCTGCTGCTGGTCTGGTGGGACGGCAAGCCCGCCGCGGAGCCGCGCCAGCCCCTCGCCTGGAAGGGCGAGGGCATCAACCCCGTGGCCGTGTTCCGCACGTCCTGGACCGACCCCGGCGCGGCCTTCCTCGCCGTGAAGGCGGGCACGCCCGCGGCCAACCACGGCCACATGGACACCGGCTCGTTCATCTACGAGGCCGACGGCGTCCGCTGGGCCCTGGACCTCGGCTCGGAGAACTACGGCAGGCTGGAGGCCCGCGGCATGGACATCTGGAACAGGAAGCAGGGCTCCGACCGCTGGCAAATCTTCCGCTACCACACCCTCAGCCACAACACCCTCACGGTGGACGGCGCGGAGCAGGTGGTGGAGGCGCGGGCGGACTTCACCCGCTTCTCCGCGCGGAAGGCCCGCGCCGTCATGGACCTGTCCGCCGTCTACGGCGGCCGGCTCGCCCGCGCGGAGCGCGGATTCACCCTCCTGCCCGACGGACGCGTCCTCATCCAGGACGAGATCACGGCGGGCGACGCCCCCGCCCGCGTGCGCTGGGCCATGACCACCCCCGGCGAGGTGGCCGAAACCGCGCCGGGCCGGGCCCTGCTCACCAAGGACGGGAAACAGCTCCGCGTCGAGGTGCTGTCCCGCCCCGACGCCGTGATGGAAACCTTCCCCACGGACCCGCCGCCCAGCGAATGGGACACTCCCAACCCCGGCACCCGCCAGATCGGCTTCCACACCGACCTCGCCCCCGGCGCGTCCGCCACCCTGGCCGTGCTCTTGACGCCGGAAAGCGCGGGAACCCCGCCGCCACCGGAACTGCGCCCGCTGTCCCGGTGA
- a CDS encoding multidrug efflux RND transporter permease subunit — MISRFFIDRPIFATVVAVVIVLCGLVSLFSLPVESSPQITPPTVVISTSYPGADAQTVMESVATPIEQELSGVEHLLYYQSSSANDGSLSITLSFEIGTDLNIAAVDVQNRIKRAERRLPEEVMRQGMNVSKRMSTFLGIIALQSDKPEHDTLFLSNYATIHMVDALARVPGVGQVRIFGNKDYSMRVTLDPDQLVLKGLTVNDVAQAIREQNGQYAAGEIGGAPNPEPVDFTFPVLAPGRLTTPQQFEEIILLARPDGSRVLLKDVAKVELGTLSYGTEGRYNGKATAMIPVSAQPDANALETMNGVKEELERLAGDFPEGVRHMVPLDTTTFITVSIQEVAKTFLEATILVTIVVLLFLGSWRAAVIPMVAVPVSIVGAFMGLLALGFSVNSLTLFALVLAIGIVVDDAIIAVENVERLMHDERLAPREATIKAMGQVQGPIIASVLSLAAVYLPVAFVGGSTGVMYRQFGITITLAVAISGTIALVLTPALCRLLLRPNHRKLFLFRWFDAGVRGFTALFAFSARWMIRLGVVSMVLFGVLVWATYSLFMRVPSAFVPQEDQGYLMMVAQLPKGASLDRTKAVVSQIEEFMLAQPEVRGITAMCGQDQLSNAAVSSSASMFVSLKDWAERVGPEHSADALVARVFQRFGGLKEATVLAFVPPPIRGLGMRAGFEAQLETRGGDDLASLARVMSEFIAELNKDPMFSGVSGTLDVTQPKIRVKLDHTRAKLLGIPVGEVYNTLQALLGSFYVDDFNIYGRVYRVQLQAEPQYRDEPSDIRKIYVRNNAGEMIELSGVVDVSIEAGPSVVGRFNSFTSAQITGAPAPGISTGQCIRRVEEIAARTLPPGYTVEWSSGSYQEVRTGNQSYYVMLFGLVMIFLVLAAQYEKWSLPLAVLMAVPFCVFGAFASLVLRAAPADIYFQIGLLTLIGLSAKNAILIVEFCSKMRADGAGILEAAIAAARIRLRPVLMTAISTILGALPLALSQGAGAAGRHSIGNSVVAGMITATFLAVFFVPLFFVIIQWLSELGSRKPAPAAAEAPPPPEAVTEPAAPAGEDQA, encoded by the coding sequence ATGATCTCCCGATTCTTCATAGACCGTCCGATCTTCGCCACCGTGGTGGCCGTGGTGATCGTGCTGTGCGGCCTCGTGTCGCTGTTCTCGCTGCCCGTGGAGTCGTCCCCGCAGATCACGCCGCCGACAGTGGTGATCAGCACGTCGTATCCGGGGGCCGACGCGCAGACGGTGATGGAGAGCGTGGCCACGCCCATCGAGCAGGAGCTCAGCGGCGTGGAGCACCTGCTCTATTACCAGTCCTCCAGCGCGAACGACGGCAGCCTCTCGATCACCCTCTCCTTCGAGATCGGCACGGACCTGAACATCGCGGCGGTGGACGTGCAGAACCGCATCAAGCGCGCCGAGCGCCGCCTGCCCGAGGAGGTCATGCGCCAGGGCATGAACGTCAGCAAGCGCATGAGCACCTTCCTCGGGATCATCGCCCTGCAGTCGGACAAGCCGGAGCACGACACGCTCTTCCTGAGCAACTACGCCACGATCCACATGGTGGACGCCCTGGCGCGCGTGCCCGGCGTGGGCCAGGTGCGCATCTTCGGCAACAAGGACTACTCGATGCGGGTCACCCTCGACCCCGACCAGCTCGTGCTCAAGGGGCTGACGGTGAACGACGTGGCCCAGGCGATCCGCGAGCAGAACGGGCAGTACGCGGCCGGCGAGATCGGCGGCGCCCCGAACCCGGAGCCGGTGGACTTCACGTTCCCCGTGCTGGCGCCGGGGCGGCTCACCACCCCGCAGCAGTTCGAGGAGATCATCCTGCTGGCGCGGCCCGACGGCTCCCGCGTGCTCCTGAAGGATGTGGCAAAGGTGGAGCTGGGAACCCTCAGCTACGGCACCGAGGGCCGCTACAACGGCAAGGCCACGGCCATGATCCCGGTGTCGGCCCAGCCCGACGCCAACGCGCTGGAGACGATGAACGGGGTGAAGGAGGAGCTGGAGCGGCTGGCCGGGGACTTCCCGGAGGGCGTCCGGCACATGGTCCCGCTGGACACGACCACGTTCATCACCGTGTCCATCCAGGAGGTGGCCAAGACCTTCCTGGAGGCCACCATTCTGGTGACCATCGTCGTGCTCCTGTTCCTGGGGAGCTGGCGCGCCGCGGTGATCCCCATGGTCGCCGTGCCGGTGTCCATTGTGGGCGCCTTCATGGGCCTGCTCGCCCTGGGGTTCTCCGTCAACTCGCTGACCCTGTTCGCGCTGGTGCTGGCCATCGGCATCGTGGTGGACGACGCCATCATCGCCGTGGAGAACGTCGAGCGGCTCATGCACGACGAGCGTCTGGCCCCGCGCGAGGCGACCATCAAGGCCATGGGCCAGGTGCAGGGCCCCATCATCGCCAGCGTGCTCTCCCTGGCCGCGGTCTACCTTCCCGTGGCCTTCGTCGGCGGCAGCACGGGCGTCATGTACCGCCAGTTCGGCATCACCATCACGCTGGCCGTGGCCATCTCCGGCACCATCGCCCTGGTCCTGACCCCGGCGCTGTGCCGGCTCCTGCTGCGGCCCAACCACCGCAAACTCTTCCTCTTCCGCTGGTTCGACGCGGGCGTGCGCGGGTTCACCGCCCTCTTCGCCTTCAGCGCGCGCTGGATGATCCGGCTGGGCGTCGTCTCCATGGTGCTCTTCGGGGTGCTCGTCTGGGCCACCTACTCCCTCTTCATGCGGGTTCCGTCGGCCTTCGTGCCCCAGGAGGACCAGGGCTACCTCATGATGGTGGCGCAGCTGCCGAAGGGGGCCTCCCTCGACCGGACCAAGGCGGTGGTCTCCCAGATCGAGGAGTTCATGCTGGCGCAGCCGGAGGTCCGGGGAATCACCGCCATGTGCGGGCAGGACCAGCTCTCGAACGCCGCAGTCTCCTCGTCGGCCAGCATGTTCGTCAGCCTCAAGGACTGGGCGGAGCGCGTCGGGCCGGAGCACTCCGCCGACGCCCTGGTGGCGCGCGTCTTCCAGCGCTTCGGCGGGCTCAAGGAGGCGACGGTCCTCGCGTTCGTGCCGCCGCCCATCCGCGGGCTGGGCATGCGCGCGGGGTTCGAGGCGCAGCTCGAGACCCGCGGCGGCGACGACCTGGCCTCCCTGGCGCGGGTCATGTCCGAGTTCATCGCCGAGCTGAACAAGGACCCGATGTTCAGCGGCGTGTCCGGCACGCTGGACGTCACGCAGCCGAAGATCCGGGTGAAACTGGACCACACACGGGCCAAACTGCTGGGCATCCCGGTGGGCGAGGTGTACAACACGCTCCAGGCGCTGCTCGGATCCTTCTACGTCGACGACTTCAACATCTACGGGCGCGTGTACCGCGTGCAGCTGCAGGCGGAACCGCAGTACCGCGACGAGCCCTCCGACATCCGGAAGATTTACGTGCGCAACAACGCGGGCGAGATGATCGAACTGTCCGGCGTGGTGGACGTTTCCATTGAGGCGGGCCCCAGCGTGGTCGGACGGTTCAACAGTTTCACGTCGGCCCAGATCACCGGCGCGCCCGCCCCGGGCATCAGCACGGGGCAGTGCATCCGGCGCGTTGAGGAGATCGCCGCGCGCACCCTGCCGCCCGGCTACACCGTCGAGTGGAGCTCGGGCTCGTACCAGGAGGTGCGCACGGGCAACCAGTCCTACTACGTCATGCTCTTCGGCCTGGTCATGATCTTCCTCGTCCTCGCCGCGCAGTACGAGAAGTGGTCGCTCCCCCTCGCCGTCCTCATGGCCGTGCCCTTCTGCGTCTTCGGCGCCTTCGCGTCGCTGGTCCTGCGCGCCGCCCCCGCCGACATCTACTTTCAGATCGGCCTGCTCACCCTCATCGGCCTGTCGGCCAAGAACGCCATCCTCATCGTCGAGTTCTGCTCCAAGATGCGCGCCGACGGCGCGGGCATCCTGGAGGCGGCCATCGCCGCCGCCCGCATCCGCCTGCGCCCCGTGCTCATGACCGCCATCAGCACCATCCTCGGCGCGCTCCCCCTGGCCCTGAGCCAGGGCGCGGGCGCGGCCGGACGCCACTCCATCGGCAACAGCGTCGTGGCCGGCATGATCACGGCCACCTTCCTCGCCGTGTTCTTCGTGCCCCTCTTCTTTGTCATCATCCAGTGGCTCAGCGAGCTGGGGTCGCGGAAGCCGGCCCCCGCGGCGGCTGAGGCGCCCCCGCCCCCCGAAGCCGTCACGGAACCGGCCGCCCCCGCCGGGGAGGATCAGGCATGA